DNA from Phragmites australis chromosome 16, lpPhrAust1.1, whole genome shotgun sequence:
AGGCCATTTGAACACTTGTCTTTTGACCAGtgtaaatttcagaaaatacaTAGAGCATTCACATAAATGATCTACCAAGAACATCAACACCTTTTGCTTCCGCAATGTTAAATATCTATTTCTCATGAGGTAGCTATGGTTTTTGACTTCTGAGCTCTGAAACAGCCGAATACATACAACCACTGAGCTGACAATCTTATACAGCTTGCTAGTACAGAAAATCGAGTGTTGACAGGCAAAATAAACACCAGAGCAATGTTTAGCATCTTCGTAGCATAAAAACGGCTGATAAAAAGGCCGTTTCATAGACACAAATAGAAATGACACCAAAGATAAATATGCACATTGCCTGCcactaaatttttaattttaatgaTGTATAACTTTTCCATCTGAGTACGAATTTCCAGAAAAGTTTAGACCCgtatttgaataaatttaagGCTTTAGTAGCTGAATATTGAAAGCAAGTCAATTTATAACAGAGCAACAAAGAGACTATTATCAACCTTAAGACTCAATCTTTGGCTTCAAAGCTAGACAAAATTATCTTAACGTTGATGAACCCCTATACACAGAGTGAAAAGGGATATTTTATTCTAACTTAGGCAAAGTTAACTAAACTACATATATACATGACAAGTAGAAGCATCAGGGGCACCATATATATAGCAACCTTAAGAAGTCGAGCTTGTCGGCAGCTGGGCAGGCTGAGGCTGTAGAGGGGGACAAGAAGTCGAGGATTCTTGGGATTGGATCATCGGCGAACTGACCGCAAGAATGAAACGAAAACTTGAAGCCACCAATCAAGCGATCCAAGAACTATATAAACAAGCCGAATTTGGTTGAGCTCCGACCTAGATTGTTCGAAGAGGAAGACGCGGACGACATgactgctactgctgctgctgctatagCTGCTGCCGGCGACCACGGCCTGAGAGGAGGGCGACCCAAGCCTGGGAGGGCTGGGCGCCGCGACCAAGGAGGATGATGGTTGGGCGCCGCGCGAGCAGAGAGCAGGGAGAGGTAGCCGGAGAGTAGCCGAGTGCCCGAGCGCCCGAGcgcgagcgccgccgccgggaaATTAGAAAATttgggggtggggtgggggtgggggcaCGGGATATGTTTTCATGCGAACCGGTGGGGTGGTACGGCTTTTTACCGGTCCCCGCCGGTAGACTCGAAAAACCTGGGTTTTCAGGTTTACCATATCGAAATTTGTTTCAGTAGATCACAGGATGGCAGGAGTAGTATAATGACATAATTGCACATGCATGCGGCACCCGTGTCTGCTCTCTGTTGTCTTTGTCGCGGTAGCGTCAAGATTTGACTGAGTTTGATCGGTAAAAAAATGAGCGGTTATCATGATAATCGTTTGAAATTTAGTtaaaatttgtataaaatttatttgctaaaatttgaaatttgataaaaatttGTCAGAATCGgctctcggtaaccggtcgaatcggatcggttaccgagcgattttctcgatttatcgagcggttttctcaaattttccatATTATCGGTAATCGCTCAGTTTtgtcggtaaccgttcggttttctcgatttatcgagtggttttctcgatttttatTGAAGttcaaaaaacctaaaaattagtttaatcttgtaaaatcaataactaatttatctgagcttcaaatcaagtgaaataaattttgttgatttccttgtaacatgatctacatgataaaagtatttatactcataaaaaagttgaaaaatttctgtgagaaaatgtattttttaaaccaagttaaatgcattttactctttgctagtccaaaaattatgaaactaattttttttagtctttctaaatgatcatatgtcttttaaaaatacatgaactcatgaattagttattgtaacatgcaggattgtgtaaatatgttgcgactagattaattcataactaactcatcacacatCTAAAAtcagtgaaaccacttttattagtttatttatactatgctttatgtagaaaaaataataatagatatgaaaaagttaattacagtgctatttcttaacatattcactttatgcttatgaactttgtaaaaattatagagaaattaataaaactctaaatgaagtgaaatcaattttaaatatcctcttaagatatgtcCTACATAATAAAAATACGTGTTTGTATGTTAAGCTTTtacttaacatgagttaataactgagccacatgctttaactttttttcattttttccaaacttcctccgtatagaatatgatgcaaacgacattattttttaaaacaattttcacataaggtcttagaattgtctctagtttttttaggattttttgaattgttttttatttttttgaattttttgaattcaaattcggttaccgttcggtttctgaaaccagaCCGGAGCCTCGGTAACCGTGAATTTTGACCGGTTACCATTGATAAATTGAACCCTGGAGCTGCAGGCACCCACCGGGCCACCGAGGCGCCAACCAGTTGCGGCAACGATTGCTGGCACCACCGACGGACCTAGCAGGATTCACAAGATTTCGTGCACTCCCGATCAATCTTCTCGTCTAAGCCATCTCATATATTCTAAAATTCCCCATTATTTTCCCTCTAAATCCCTAATTCTTCTCCCCTCAATTtttcttgtgatttttttttcgagGGAAACGAGCTCTTTATTAATTAGAGAATGGCGGGATACAATCAGTACTTAGAAGATGAGCAATACAACTTGGAATACCAGCTAACCAAATCGCCGAGCTGTTTGCTCTTCTAGCATATTTTGCCAACTCATGAGCTATAATATTTTGATCTCTCGTTCCCTTGACTACCTTCACGTGCCCTACACCTTCCATCAGCTCCTTACAATCCTGAATCACCCCTGTCCAGGGTGATCTGCTGAGTTTTGACTCCGTCAGGGCCATCACACAAAAGCTGGAGTCAGTCTCCACCACCACAGGTCCATTGAACCAATTCCGAAACATTGACAGGCCTTCTTTACACGCTTCTATCTCTGAACATTCTGCTGAGGGGCAATTAAACAGCAGGCGCCACCCAGATAGCAAGACTTCATCGTCTGTATTTCTGACAACGAAGCCAACACTCGCCACTCCAATGTCTGTTATGAAACTTCCATCGACATTCACTTTTAAACAACCTGAATCCGATGGCCTCCACTTAATCTTGTCCTTCAAACCAACATTACCTCCCTGATGGACATCCCTGCTAGCTCCAGAGAAAGCCCCCATCACTAATTTCCACTTTAGAGCAGTGCTCACTGGTTGTCGGATTTGGAACATGGTTCGGTAAAGTGCCAACAGAGCTCTCAGCGATCCCTCTACTGAAAAGCATGAATTACCATGTGTGATGGCATTTCTATAATTCCAATTCTTCCACAATAGAATAACAAGATGTTCCCTCTCACTTCTATGAAACTTATCAAGTAAAAGCAAGAACCATTCCGGTCCCGTATACTGAAGTATTGAGGCATTAGGGACAGGCCACTCCTTCCTCACAGCTTTAATCAGGATCCAAGAATGCTTGCAACCAATTACTGCATGAAAACCATCCTCAGTCCCATTTCCACAAACCTCACAAGTATCTAATTGCACTATGTGTCTATTCTGCTTATTCACATTTGTGGGTAAAGCAGGCTTTGCTAATCTCCGAACAAACATTTTCATTTTGGGGGGCACATCTATATCCCAGATATTTTAGAACGGTTGTCTTACCATTACGAagtttatattaaaattttagattttttcataGCCATTTTTAAAGCTTGATAATACAGGGTTTAGATCCTAGCACCGCCACTGCACGTATGTAATAGAAGTTCCTATAGAATCTATTAAACAGGTTGTAAAAAAAACATTCTGTAGCATTCCTGAGTGCTTTGTGCTCTGCTTTGCTCTCTTGCCTTATGTTTAGAATGCAGTCAAGCAAACCATGTGTCACATGATGATAATGTGAAATACTCTTGTGACCCCGCACACTATAACTTGGCTTTTGCCAATCTAATATGTATTTTATGTCAAATACACCCCAACACTGTTGACCACACGATATGGTAGAGAATAGCTTCCAACGTCTCCGGAACCATTTAGTTGATTCGCCGCTATGATTTTGCACTCTTAAATACGATGAACCCATGAGAATATATTAATAGAGTCGTTAGGTCCGGATAAATAGTTATAATACAATGAAGCACGGACTGATGATAGTTATAATCTACTATTCTAGAACCTTATATTCTTTGATGGAAGATACAGCGACTTGTTCATAAGGTGGTAGTTGACATTGCTaggcaaacaaaaaaaaaaaaatctttccatCGTAGAAAATGGTATTGTTGGTATATCTATTTCAAATCCAGCTAACAAACAACCGTCTGCGATCATTTCAAATATGAATGATGCATGATTTATTTCACATATAAAATGCACGTGCTGACAACATAATTTCTGTAGACCCAAGTGATTTTCTTCATTTCACTAGCCTTATCATTTGCCGCATAGAGAAGACAGGACAGCATCGCTGTGACGCTGTCATTGAAGTCTAAGAATTATCGTACCAAACGCAGGGGGCGCGGCGTTGCCGCGCTATCCCTCTAGTTAATAGGAAATGCTACTCTACTTACGTCTACCTTGTTACCGTCGACCTTTTTCTCCAAAAACTTCTTTCCGCTTCTCTGCTTTTGAGCTCCAGCCACAAACAACATGCATTCTTGTATCATAATATTGTAGCTCATTTCTGATGGTGCAGAAGCAGTTACTCCCTCCCTCCGTTCAAAAATAGTAGCTGTACTTTTTTGTTTCAGTTTTCGaaattaaattttaactaaatttttttcacaaaatatattatttgtagctataaaacctatatagtataaaattattttaaattataaacctagttatatattttttatacactagacattattataattttattaaatattagttaaaatacCAAAATTTGACTTTTCCGAAAAAACGCAAACTATTTCTAAATGGAGTATAATAAACGCAACAATATAACATAGATTATTTCAGGTACATGTAGCCTTCAATGTCTTAAGTCTCCGCAGGAATAACTAAGTACAGAGCAAAAACTGTTTGGGCTCTGGTACACCAGTATCTCTGTTCGCAACAGAATCATGCAGACAAGTTACAACACTTTACATCAGCCTCTAGCAAAAAAATGAATTTTACAACTATACCATCCTCTAGGTACAGGCAATTTTGTCAAGACTAAGACAACTAAATACTTCCATGGGAAGTTGCAAATCACCTTGAATGACAAGATATGTAACGCATATGTGACAGACTGGTACCAACACAAGATATCCTCTCTTCTATGATTCTTGACATCTTGCGGTCAAAGGTCGATGCTAGCACAAGACGGTGTCATACTAGTCACTTTTCAGCGATAAAGGCTTGCTTTTGGGCATAACATTTCTACAGATCCATCTGCTGGACCATCTACCGGCCGTAGCTTAATCTCATAAAGCTTTGGCCACAATTTTTCTGTCACTACAAGTATGTAAAAGATTGATCATATCTCTTTGATCAGAAGAACAGCTGAGTAGCTGTTTATGGCTAGGACAAATACAATGATCTGCAAATCCTTAAAACTCACAGAATAATCTGTGATTTTCTTCATCCCAAGCTATTCCATTTAGGACATCAATATTCTGGAACATAAAGCAGATTCAATGTCATGTCATTTCTGCTATTAGATTTGGATTTTTGTAAGGATGGAATTATTTACTTGTTACATCCTGTTCCACCTACATAACTACCATGTAGTATTGAACAAAATCAAGCTATTTCCAGAATGTATGATCACAAACAGGATATAGGAATAAAGGAAATCAATACACAATATTAAGCAATAAATCGTAAACTACTCACCGTATTGCCAGAATTCCACAAGTGCCGCCTGCAAGATTACAGGAACACGAGCATTATTACTCTGAGTGTGAATACTAtcaatgttaaaaaaaaatacatacctCAGCTCATGAAGAAAGATCCAGCCCACCACTAGGCCGTCTTCAGGGGACACTCTGGCTATGCGATCTGTCTACATATCATAGCTTTGAAAACCGAGAGGTCCAGTTCACAATACAGAAATGAGGAGGTATCTCTCAATATATTACTAGATCATAGGTTACTAGGATACAATAAATTTTTACATACAAATACAGTTACATCACACAAGTCATTTAGCTACAGGTGTAGAGAAAGATAGATGAATAATGCTACTAATACTATGACACCAGTCAACACAACAGTATGATGGCTAACTATCATGTAAAATCTGACTGAGTCCATTGTGCTTCGGAACTCAGCAGCCCATTTGGCATCAACGGGCCAAACGAAACAGCACACAGTGAAACTTTGTAGTTCTGAGGAAATTTGAGGCACATAGCACACAGATAATAGTCACCAGGTCGGTGAAACTTATAGACCTCATTTGAATTTGTCCGAGACCAGGCATTCATGGATGAGAACAGGCAACATCATGGTGGCACTAACATATACTAATGGCAGATATGGCGGCCCTTTCCCAATGTGGTTATGTAGTTACACCAAGATACTGCATAATAAGACATTGTCAACCAGGGGAAAGTAGACATCTAACCTGCCAGACATTTGCCCACACTTCACCATCGATATACTCCAGCTCATTAAGATATGGGACTTCATTATCTTGATATTTGACAGTCACCATTTTCATGACTGCATCAAAATAAGTGTTAAATAAAAAAGGTGAAGTCTTAAGGCTAACAGAGAATCGAGCATGAAGAATAATAACCTTCAAATGACTTTGGATCCAGCTGATACAACTTTGAAGTACCATCACTGCCAAAAGGAACTTTTCTATCAGTCGCCAGACCCCAACCATCACGCATTTTATGGGTAAAACTCTCGCGTTGCATATCCAGTAGATAACACATTAATATGCCATCAAAAATATTAGTCAGAAACTGTTATGGTAAACATCCGCCAGGAGGATAGCCGGGCGGCGTCGGCTGCTGGGGAGAGATTAAACTATAGATTGAGGAGATTTAGAACTATAGGGAAGGCATAGGAGAAGGGGGCTAGGAACTAGATTGATTCCGTAATCATGGCTGGCATCGTGT
Protein-coding regions in this window:
- the LOC133895040 gene encoding glutaminyl-peptide cyclotransferase-like, with translation MGCFYSGLWRTEENMGGKRKNSGQVQVRNRNGGSLLAPDFSTAQRQRLASPPQMPVGSRRSPPPPHLRRAMPPASFSVSATTAIPPPPPLLAPFFESTGLYHRSSVRKVELRTGKVLDHHQMDGNLFGEGLTLFGNRLFQVTCLKNDGFIYDRHNFSKCESFTHKMRDGWGLATDRKVPFGSDGTSKLYQLDPKSFEVMKMVTVKYQDNEVPYLNELEYIDGEVWANVWQTDRIARVSPEDGLVVGWIFLHELRRHLWNSGNTNIDVLNGIAWDEENHRLFLTEKLWPKLYEIKLRPVDGPADGSVEMLCPKASLYR